In one window of Sciurus carolinensis chromosome X, mSciCar1.2, whole genome shotgun sequence DNA:
- the Nap1l3 gene encoding LOW QUALITY PROTEIN: nucleosome assembly protein 1-like 3 (The sequence of the model RefSeq protein was modified relative to this genomic sequence to represent the inferred CDS: inserted 4 bases in 3 codons; deleted 1 base in 1 codon) — protein MAEADLKMITEPAAXGVAEEEMASSASDSGEESDSSSSSSSTSCSSSSSSSXAGSSGSSSSRSRLYRKKRVPEPSRRARRAPSGTNFVDRLPQAVRNRVQALRNIQDECDKVDALFLKAIHDLERKYAELNKPLYDRRFQIINAEYEPTEEECEWNSEDEEFSSDEEVQDDTPSEMPPLEGEEEEETSXEKSEVKVEENEVPKEIPEVKAEGKEVPKESPEVKAEEKEVPKEIVEVKSEEKEVPKEIPEIKGEEEADSTDCMEATPEEKEDPKEVLQAKAEHKEQPKVTESKARAAVREAHKRVPETRPKERVNLKRARKGKPKREDPKGIPDYWLTVLKNVDKLGLMIQKYDEPILRFLSDVSLKFSKPGQPISYTFEFHFLPNPYFRNELLMKTYIIKSKPDHNDPFFSWGWEIENCKGCKIDWRRGKDVTVTTTHSRTTATGEIEIQPRVVPNASFFNFFSPPEIPKIGKLEPREDAILDEDFEIGQILHDNVILKSIYYYTGEVNGTYYQDGRDYVNRKYRK, from the exons ATGGCAGAAGCGGATCTTAAAATGATCACGGAACCTGCCG AGGGGGTTGCTGAAGAGGAGATGGCTAGCTCTGCTAGTGATTCTGGGGAAGAATCTGACAGCAGTAGCTCTAGCAGCAGCACTagttgcagcagcagcagcagcagcag ggcgggCAGCAGCGGCAGCAGTAGCAGCCGCAGCCGCTTGTATAGAAAGAAGCGGGTACCTGAGCCTTCCAGAAGGGCGCGGCGAGCACCGTCGGGAACAAATTTCGTGGATAGGCTGCCCCAGGCAGTTAGAAATCGTGTGCAGGCACTCAGGAATATTCAAGATGAATGTGACAAGGTAGACGCCCTGTTCTTAAAGGCAATTCATGATCTTGAAAGAAAATATGCTGAACTCAATAAGCCTCTGTATGATAGGCGATTTCAAATCATCAATGCAGAATATGAACCTACAGAAGAAGAATGTGAGTGGAATTCAGAGGATGAGGAGTTCAGCAGTGATGAGGAGGTGCAGGATGACACTCCTAGTGAAATGCCTCCCTTAGAGggtgaggaagaagaagaaacgt AAGAAAAATCTGAGGTGAAGGTTGAAGAAAATGAAGTTCCTAAAGAAATTCCTGAGGTAAAGGCTGAAGGAAAGGAAGTTCCAAAAGAAAGTCCTGAAGTAAAAGCTGAAGAAAAGGAAGTTCCTAAAGAAATTGTTGAGGTAAAATCTGAAGAAAAGGAAGTTCCTAAAGAAATTCCTGAAATAAAAGGTGAAGAAGAAGCAGATTCTACAGATTGTATGGAGGCAACtcctgaagaaaaagaagatcctAAAGAAGTCCTCCAGGCAAAGGCAGAACATAAAGAACAACCTAAAGTAACAGAGTCAAAGGCAAGGGCTGCAGTAAGAGAGGCTCATAAAAGAGTTCCTGAGACAAGGCCTAAAGAAAGAGTGAATCTTAAAAGAGCTCGGAAGGGAAAACCTAAAAGAGAAGATCCTAAAGGCATTCCTGACTACTGGCTGACTGTTTTAAAGAATGTTGACAAGCTTGGGCTTATGATTCAGAAGTATGATGAGCCCATTCTGAGATTCTTGTCTGATGTTAGCCTGAAGTTCTCAAAACCTGGCCAGCCTATAAGTTATACTTTTGAATTCCATTTCCTACCCAATCCATACTTCAGAAATGAGCTGCTGATGAAGACATACATAATAAAGTCAAAACCAGATCACAATGATCCCTTTTTTTCTTGGGGATGGGAAATTGAAAATTGCAAAGGCTGCAAGATAGattggagaagaggaaaggatgtTACTGTGACTACCACCCATAGTCGTACAACTGCTACTGGAGAAATTGAAATCCAGCCA AGAGTGGTTCCAAATGCAtcattcttcaatttctttagtccTCCTGAGATTCCTAAGATTGGAAAGCTGGAACCACGAGAAGATGCTATCCTTGATGAGGACTTTGAAATTGGCCAAATTTTACATGATAACGTCATTCTGAAGTCAATCTACTATTATACAGGAGAAGTCAATGGTACCTACTATCAAGATGGCAGAGATTATGTAAATAGGAAATACcgaaaataa